Proteins from one Amycolatopsis benzoatilytica AK 16/65 genomic window:
- a CDS encoding ABC transporter substrate-binding protein: MSAKKLAAALAAALLGVAGCASTASQNAGTSSTGGTGAPVSIMVGGLNKQIYLPFMLAQRLGYYQQEGLNVTLQDEGAGVDATTNMVAGKIDGVGGFYDHTIAMQGLGQQLESVVSMLTTPGEVELCRNEVKGQVHSPADWSGRNLGVTDLGSSTDFLTQYLAQKNGVDPTKIHRVGVQSGATLIGALQHGNVDCAMTTEPTVSTALAQGAAYILLDMRTAASTKQQLGGEYPATSLYMATSYVNSHQDVVQKLVNAYVKTLKWIQGHNGQQVADVMPADYYAGPGKAAYAKAFDNEKGIYNATGIMPPDGPKTDLSVLQAFNPDVKGKQIDLSKTYTDKFVQAAH; the protein is encoded by the coding sequence TTGTCCGCGAAGAAACTGGCGGCCGCGCTCGCGGCCGCACTGCTCGGAGTCGCCGGCTGCGCGTCGACCGCGAGCCAGAACGCCGGCACCAGCTCGACCGGCGGCACCGGCGCCCCGGTCAGCATCATGGTCGGCGGCTTGAACAAGCAGATCTATCTGCCGTTCATGCTGGCCCAGCGGCTGGGCTACTACCAGCAGGAGGGACTCAACGTCACGCTCCAGGACGAGGGCGCGGGCGTCGACGCGACCACGAACATGGTGGCGGGCAAGATCGACGGGGTCGGCGGCTTCTACGACCACACGATCGCCATGCAGGGCCTCGGCCAGCAGCTGGAATCGGTGGTGTCGATGCTGACCACGCCGGGCGAGGTCGAGCTGTGCCGCAACGAGGTCAAGGGCCAGGTCCACTCCCCCGCGGACTGGTCCGGGCGCAACCTCGGCGTCACCGACCTCGGCTCGTCGACCGACTTCCTCACCCAGTACCTGGCGCAGAAGAACGGCGTCGACCCGACCAAGATCCACCGGGTGGGCGTGCAGTCCGGCGCGACCCTCATCGGCGCGCTCCAGCACGGGAACGTCGACTGCGCGATGACCACGGAGCCGACCGTGTCCACCGCGCTCGCGCAGGGCGCCGCCTACATTCTGCTGGACATGCGCACCGCGGCCAGTACGAAACAGCAGCTCGGCGGCGAATACCCGGCCACTTCGCTGTACATGGCGACCAGCTATGTCAACAGCCACCAGGACGTCGTGCAGAAACTGGTCAACGCCTACGTCAAGACGCTCAAGTGGATCCAGGGACACAACGGGCAACAGGTCGCCGACGTGATGCCCGCCGACTATTACGCCGGCCCCGGCAAAGCTGCTTACGCGAAGGCATTCGACAACGAAAAGGGCATCTACAACGCGACCGGGATCATGCCGCCGGACGGGCCGAAGACCGACCTGTCGGTGCTGCAGGCGTTCAACCCGGACGTGAAGGGCAAGCAGATCGACCTGAGCAAGACCTACACGGACAAGTTCGTGCAGGCCGCGCACTGA
- a CDS encoding CBS domain-containing protein, with translation MPEPRLTVADVVVRLPKTLPAGVSVAEARACFADDHVHLLLLTESGRLLGTLVRDDLGEDARGPALAYASLTDRTVPADLPAEDARLLLLDRGQRRLAVVDDDGMLIGLLCLKRRRTGFCSDADVAARAADR, from the coding sequence TTGCCTGAACCACGACTGACGGTCGCCGACGTGGTGGTGCGGTTGCCGAAGACCCTGCCGGCCGGAGTCTCGGTCGCCGAGGCCCGGGCTTGTTTCGCCGACGACCACGTCCACCTGCTCCTGCTCACCGAGTCCGGACGCCTGCTGGGCACGCTCGTGCGCGACGACCTGGGCGAGGACGCGCGCGGACCCGCGCTCGCCTATGCGAGCCTGACAGACCGGACGGTTCCGGCTGATCTGCCCGCGGAGGACGCGAGGCTGCTCTTGCTCGACCGCGGGCAACGGCGGCTGGCCGTAGTGGACGACGACGGGATGCTGATCGGCCTGCTGTGCCTCAAACGCCGCCGGACCGGGTTCTGCAGCGACGCCGACGTGGCCGCGCGGGCCGCGGACCGCTGA
- a CDS encoding response regulator: protein MTIRTLVVDDDYRVAAIHAASIDRVPGFACVGRAHTASEARAAVAELAPELLLLDVYLPDDDGLSLLRDLHTAAEAPGCIVITASRDLDTVRTAMRLGAAYYLVKPFGFAQLRDQLDAYRSWRDRTAGSGEVDQDTVDSLYSLLRGSEATSRTGALPPTMRKVLDTLRAAERPLGAGELARAMGISRPTAQRYLSELHRRGAIGLELEYGSTGRPAHRYTIASRA from the coding sequence ATGACGATCCGGACCCTCGTCGTGGACGACGACTACCGGGTGGCGGCCATCCACGCGGCGAGCATCGACCGGGTGCCGGGCTTTGCCTGCGTCGGCAGGGCGCACACGGCCTCGGAGGCCCGCGCGGCGGTCGCCGAACTGGCACCGGAACTGTTGCTGCTCGACGTGTACTTGCCGGACGACGACGGGCTGTCGCTGTTGCGGGACTTGCACACGGCGGCCGAGGCGCCCGGGTGCATCGTGATCACCGCCTCGCGGGATCTGGACACCGTACGGACCGCGATGCGGCTGGGTGCGGCGTACTACCTGGTGAAGCCGTTCGGCTTCGCACAGTTGCGGGATCAGCTGGACGCGTATCGGAGTTGGCGGGACCGGACCGCGGGCTCCGGCGAGGTCGACCAGGACACGGTGGACAGTCTGTACAGTCTGCTGCGCGGTTCGGAGGCGACTTCGCGCACCGGTGCGCTGCCGCCGACGATGCGGAAGGTCCTGGACACCTTGCGGGCCGCGGAACGGCCATTGGGCGCGGGGGAGCTGGCGCGGGCGATGGGAATCAGCCGTCCGACGGCGCAGCGGTACTTGAGCGAGCTGCACCGGCGGGGCGCGATCGGGTTGGAGCTGGAGTACGGGAGCACCGGGCGGCCGGCGCACCGGTACACGATCGCATCTCGGGCCTAG
- a CDS encoding MFS transporter yields MTSTPDRPATTGRRTLMLSLATAGFAVNFWAWALLSPLGPLFKDSLKLTAFEQALLVAVPVVVGSLGRIPVGALTDRYGGRVMFPALSALTALPVLFLGLLGHSSLAALLIGGFFLGLGGTSFAIGVPFVNAWFPPERRGLALGIFGAGMGGTAISALTTVPLAKAGTVATPFIITAAGLVAYAILAALLLRDAPHRAVPTEPLARRLRDTLRLAVTWQASALYAIAFGGYVAFSVYLPAYLKTGYGLAQADAANRMAGFVLLAVVLRPIGGWLSDRLGPVRVLSGVFAIVTASAAVQAFSPSLMPLGTIAFLTMAAALGAGSGAVFALVALLTPANKVGSVTGIVGAAGGLGGFIPPLVMGALYGGLGSYALGLAALSLVAASALAFTATVAKRSQQRHFAVGNAAEPTM; encoded by the coding sequence ATGACTTCCACCCCGGACCGCCCGGCCACCACCGGCCGGCGGACGCTCATGCTGAGCCTGGCCACCGCCGGGTTCGCGGTCAACTTCTGGGCCTGGGCCTTGCTCAGCCCGCTCGGCCCGTTGTTCAAGGACAGCCTGAAGCTGACCGCGTTCGAGCAGGCCCTGCTGGTCGCGGTGCCGGTGGTGGTCGGTTCGCTCGGGCGGATCCCGGTCGGGGCGCTCACCGACCGCTACGGCGGCCGGGTCATGTTCCCGGCGCTCTCCGCGCTGACCGCGCTGCCCGTGCTGTTCCTGGGCCTGCTCGGGCACTCGTCGCTGGCCGCGCTCCTGATCGGCGGCTTCTTCCTCGGTCTGGGCGGCACCTCGTTCGCGATCGGCGTCCCGTTCGTCAACGCCTGGTTCCCGCCGGAGCGGCGCGGGCTGGCGCTCGGCATCTTCGGCGCGGGGATGGGCGGCACCGCGATCAGCGCGTTGACGACCGTGCCGCTGGCGAAAGCCGGAACGGTCGCGACGCCGTTCATCATCACCGCTGCCGGCCTCGTCGCGTACGCGATCCTCGCGGCGCTGCTGCTGCGGGACGCGCCGCATCGCGCCGTGCCGACGGAACCGCTCGCGCGCCGGTTGCGCGACACCCTCCGGCTCGCCGTCACGTGGCAAGCGTCGGCGCTCTACGCGATCGCGTTCGGCGGCTACGTCGCGTTTTCGGTTTACCTTCCCGCCTACCTCAAGACCGGTTACGGCCTGGCGCAAGCCGACGCCGCCAACCGGATGGCCGGCTTCGTGCTCCTCGCCGTGGTCCTTCGCCCGATCGGCGGCTGGCTCTCCGACCGGCTCGGACCGGTACGAGTCCTCAGCGGGGTGTTCGCGATCGTCACGGCAAGCGCCGCTGTGCAAGCGTTCAGCCCGAGCCTGATGCCGCTGGGCACGATCGCGTTCCTCACCATGGCCGCCGCGCTCGGCGCGGGCAGCGGCGCGGTGTTCGCGCTCGTCGCGCTGCTCACGCCGGCGAACAAAGTGGGTTCGGTGACCGGCATCGTCGGCGCCGCCGGCGGACTGGGCGGATTCATTCCGCCGTTGGTGATGGGCGCGCTGTACGGCGGGCTCGGCTCCTACGCTCTCGGGCTGGCCGCCCTGTCGCTCGTCGCCGCCAGTGCGCTCGCGTTCACGGCGACGGTCGCGAAGCGGTCGCAGCAGCGGCACTTCGCCGTAGGGAACGCCGCCGAGCCCACCATGTGA
- a CDS encoding ATP-binding protein, producing MASQILVAVLGILVATVAAGGLLYAKLTGQTLDTQYEQRSLGVANAVAQMPAIRDAVSRRDPGHTIQPLAEQIRRATGASYVVVTDRTGLRFSHPNPVLIGQRIEEAVVALDGQGHVGINPGSLGRSANGRAPIPGADGLVLGEVSVGILEEQVTSALLSDIPWIALYSGLALALGAVASWLLAARIKRATFGLEVSEIVALLQEREAMLHGIREGMVGLDRDGRIVVVNDEARRLLGLPVAARGRLLADLAPAGRLRTLLAAPAADDEVVLTDQFLLVVNKMPVVLAGRDAGSVLTLRDRTEIEGLVRELHAVTGLTTALRAQEHEFANRLHVLSGLLGLGEIDEAGRYLTEISHGPAAQATDLRARFSPPEIAALLSAKVTIAAERGVRLVVDPASGLDLVPDDAGALVTVLGNLIDNAVDALSGRPGERRVDVLVRHDGDAVRMVVSDTGPGIPAEALHEIFVDGYTTKSARVGMRRGLGLALVYRLVRHAGGTIDVRGDAGARFELTMPVARKLELA from the coding sequence TTGGCCTCCCAGATACTGGTCGCGGTGCTCGGCATCCTGGTCGCCACCGTCGCGGCGGGCGGGCTGCTCTACGCCAAGCTCACCGGCCAGACGCTCGACACCCAGTACGAGCAGCGCTCGCTCGGTGTCGCGAACGCCGTGGCGCAGATGCCCGCGATCCGCGACGCGGTGTCCCGCCGCGATCCCGGGCACACGATCCAGCCGCTCGCCGAACAGATCCGGCGGGCCACCGGCGCGTCCTACGTCGTGGTCACCGACCGGACCGGGCTGCGCTTCTCGCATCCGAACCCGGTGCTGATCGGGCAGCGGATCGAGGAGGCGGTGGTGGCGCTCGACGGACAGGGCCACGTCGGCATCAACCCGGGCAGCCTCGGCCGCTCGGCGAACGGCCGCGCCCCCATTCCCGGCGCGGACGGTTTGGTGCTCGGCGAGGTGTCCGTCGGCATTCTCGAAGAGCAGGTGACCAGCGCGTTGCTCAGCGACATCCCGTGGATCGCGCTGTACTCCGGGCTCGCGCTGGCCCTCGGCGCGGTCGCGTCCTGGCTGCTCGCCGCGCGGATCAAGCGAGCGACGTTCGGGCTGGAGGTGTCCGAGATCGTCGCGCTGCTGCAGGAGCGCGAAGCGATGCTGCACGGGATCCGCGAGGGCATGGTCGGGCTGGACCGGGACGGGCGGATCGTGGTGGTCAACGACGAAGCCCGGCGGCTGCTCGGCCTCCCGGTCGCCGCCCGCGGCCGGCTCCTGGCCGACCTGGCGCCGGCCGGCCGGCTGCGGACCCTGCTGGCCGCCCCCGCGGCGGACGACGAGGTCGTGCTCACCGATCAGTTCCTGTTGGTGGTCAACAAGATGCCGGTGGTGCTCGCCGGTCGCGACGCCGGTTCCGTGCTGACTTTGCGCGACCGCACGGAAATCGAGGGACTGGTCCGCGAGCTGCACGCGGTCACCGGGCTGACGACCGCGTTGCGCGCGCAGGAACACGAGTTCGCCAACCGGCTGCATGTCCTTTCCGGACTTCTCGGTCTCGGCGAAATCGACGAAGCCGGCCGCTACCTGACCGAGATCTCGCACGGCCCGGCCGCCCAGGCCACCGATCTGCGGGCCCGGTTCTCGCCGCCGGAGATCGCCGCCCTGCTGTCGGCGAAAGTGACCATCGCCGCCGAACGCGGCGTTCGGCTGGTCGTCGATCCGGCCTCCGGCCTCGACCTGGTCCCGGACGACGCCGGCGCGCTGGTCACCGTGCTGGGCAACCTGATCGACAACGCGGTCGACGCACTGTCCGGGCGGCCGGGCGAACGCCGGGTCGACGTGCTGGTGCGGCACGACGGCGACGCGGTGCGGATGGTGGTGTCCGACACCGGCCCGGGGATTCCGGCCGAGGCGCTGCACGAGATTTTCGTGGACGGGTACACCACGAAGTCCGCCCGGGTCGGGATGCGGCGGGGGCTGGGGCTGGCACTGGTTTACCGGCTGGTGCGCCACGCCGGCGGGACGATCGACGTCCGCGGCGACGCGGGCGCCCGGTTCGAGCTGACGATGCCGGTCGCTCGGAAGCTGGAGCTCGCATGA
- a CDS encoding ABC transporter ATP-binding protein: MDTVDTSGPGAPPAISLRGVTKRFAADGAEPYTALRDLDLEVAPGEFCAVVGPTGCGKSTTLTLVSGLERPTVGVAEVHGKRVEGITPGVGFMFQTDAILPWKTVLDNVSAGPRFRGVDKRTAIADARDWIRRVGLSGFEDRYPHQLSGGMRKRVALAQNLINEPRIILMDEPFSALDVQTRAKMSDELLSLWELNRPAVVFVTHDLEEAIALADTVVVLTAGPAATVKAKYRIDLPRPRVVQEIRFDRRFVDLYQQIWEALRAEVDVAYAQTTRAKEAS, encoded by the coding sequence GTGGACACAGTGGACACATCGGGCCCCGGGGCACCGCCCGCGATCTCCTTGCGGGGAGTCACGAAACGGTTCGCCGCCGACGGAGCCGAGCCCTACACCGCGCTGCGCGACCTGGACCTCGAAGTCGCCCCTGGCGAGTTCTGCGCTGTGGTCGGGCCGACCGGCTGCGGGAAATCGACCACGCTGACCCTCGTCTCCGGGCTCGAACGGCCGACCGTCGGCGTCGCCGAGGTGCACGGCAAACGGGTCGAAGGCATCACGCCCGGCGTCGGCTTCATGTTCCAGACCGACGCGATCCTGCCGTGGAAAACCGTGCTGGACAACGTTTCCGCCGGCCCGCGCTTCCGCGGCGTCGACAAGCGCACGGCGATCGCCGACGCCCGCGACTGGATCCGCCGGGTCGGCCTGAGCGGCTTCGAGGACCGCTACCCGCACCAGCTGTCCGGCGGGATGCGCAAACGCGTCGCGCTCGCGCAGAACCTCATCAACGAACCGCGGATCATCCTGATGGACGAGCCGTTCAGCGCGCTGGACGTGCAGACCCGGGCGAAGATGTCCGACGAACTGCTGTCACTGTGGGAACTCAACCGCCCGGCCGTGGTCTTCGTGACCCACGACCTGGAAGAGGCGATCGCGCTCGCGGACACCGTCGTGGTGCTCACCGCCGGCCCGGCAGCGACCGTCAAGGCGAAGTACCGGATCGACCTGCCGCGCCCGCGGGTCGTCCAGGAGATCCGCTTCGACCGCCGGTTCGTCGATCTCTACCAGCAGATCTGGGAAGCGCTGCGTGCCGAGGTCGACGTCGCCTACGCGCAGACGACCCGCGCGAAGGAGGCGTCATGA
- a CDS encoding alkaline phosphatase family protein, protein MSRIRLRVAAALAAAGTVAAAVPALAAQPATGQHVLLLSVDGLHQSDLDWYTATHPRSALAALAAHGTDYSHASTPVPSDSFPGMVAQVTGGNPKTTGIYYDATYNRALLPAGTTTCAGAKPGAIVDYTEDLDRNKASIDAGQGLPGLPGGVLAMTGSPQTLLDPAALPVDPKTCKPVYPHQYLKANTVFEVAREAGYRTAWSDKHPAYEMLSGPSGTGIEDLFTPEINGTAPAGGDWTSDNASTQQYDSYKVKAVLNEIDGFDHSGRTKTGTPGVFGMNFQSVSTAQKLPASDGKTGGYQANGTPGPLLQSALDYIDHQVGAVTAELKKQHLDRSTTVILSAKHGQSPIDPAALTRIDDGKLLDGLNAAWKTAHPGAADLVVQSTDDDGMLLWFSDHSAAAAAFAKDYLLGQSGTGNGITGAAKPFTKSGLTAVHAGADAAKYFGVKPGDARVPDLIGIAQHGVVYTGGKKKIAEHGGAAADDRSVPIVVSGGDGRRIPAPVETTQIAPTILRLLHLDPRALQAVRAEDTPVLPGFDGQR, encoded by the coding sequence GTGTCGAGAATTCGCTTGCGCGTGGCGGCTGCACTGGCGGCCGCGGGGACCGTGGCGGCGGCGGTGCCTGCCCTGGCGGCGCAGCCCGCGACCGGCCAGCACGTGCTGCTGCTTTCGGTCGACGGCCTGCACCAGTCCGACCTGGACTGGTACACCGCGACCCATCCGCGTTCGGCGCTGGCCGCGCTCGCCGCGCACGGCACCGACTACTCGCACGCGAGCACGCCGGTGCCGTCGGACTCGTTCCCCGGCATGGTCGCCCAGGTGACCGGCGGCAATCCGAAGACCACCGGGATCTACTACGACGCCACCTACAACCGGGCACTGCTGCCCGCAGGCACCACCACCTGCGCGGGTGCGAAGCCGGGCGCGATCGTCGACTACACCGAAGACCTCGATCGGAACAAGGCCAGCATCGACGCGGGTCAGGGGCTGCCCGGCCTGCCCGGCGGCGTCCTCGCGATGACCGGTTCCCCGCAGACCCTGCTCGATCCGGCCGCGCTGCCGGTCGACCCGAAGACTTGCAAGCCGGTCTACCCGCACCAGTATCTGAAGGCGAACACCGTCTTCGAGGTCGCCCGCGAGGCCGGATACCGGACCGCGTGGTCGGACAAGCACCCGGCTTACGAAATGCTCAGCGGCCCGTCCGGCACCGGCATCGAGGATCTGTTCACCCCGGAGATCAACGGCACCGCCCCAGCGGGCGGGGACTGGACGAGCGATAACGCGTCCACCCAGCAGTACGACTCGTACAAGGTCAAGGCGGTGCTCAACGAGATCGACGGCTTCGACCACAGTGGACGGACGAAGACCGGCACGCCCGGTGTGTTCGGAATGAACTTCCAGAGCGTGTCGACCGCCCAGAAACTGCCGGCGTCGGACGGCAAGACCGGCGGCTACCAGGCCAACGGCACGCCCGGCCCGCTGCTGCAGTCCGCTTTGGACTATATCGACCACCAGGTCGGCGCGGTCACCGCGGAACTGAAGAAGCAGCACCTGGACCGGTCCACCACGGTCATCCTGTCCGCGAAGCACGGCCAGTCGCCGATCGACCCGGCCGCGCTTACCCGCATCGACGACGGCAAGCTCCTCGACGGCCTCAACGCCGCGTGGAAGACCGCCCACCCGGGCGCGGCGGATCTGGTCGTGCAGTCGACCGACGACGACGGAATGCTGCTGTGGTTCTCCGACCACTCGGCGGCCGCCGCCGCCTTCGCGAAGGACTACCTGCTCGGGCAATCCGGTACGGGCAATGGCATCACCGGTGCCGCCAAGCCGTTCACCAAGTCGGGCCTGACCGCGGTGCACGCGGGCGCGGACGCGGCGAAGTACTTCGGCGTCAAGCCCGGTGATGCGCGAGTGCCGGATCTGATCGGCATCGCACAGCACGGCGTGGTCTACACCGGCGGCAAGAAGAAGATCGCCGAACACGGCGGCGCGGCGGCGGACGACCGCTCGGTGCCGATCGTGGTGAGCGGCGGCGACGGCCGGCGGATCCCGGCACCGGTCGAAACGACGCAGATCGCGCCGACCATCCTGCGGTTGCTGCACCTGGATCCGCGGGCGCTGCAGGCGGTGCGCGCCGAAGACACCCCGGTCCTGCCGGGCTTCGACGGACAGCGCTGA
- the narJ gene encoding nitrate reductase molybdenum cofactor assembly chaperone, whose amino-acid sequence MTVPAADRARLFGLASVLLAYPDARLSEAAEELRAAVGEISHPEVRDRLSAFLGWLLTAEPLDVETHYVRTFDLRRRSGLYLTYYLHGDTRKRGIALLTLKQRYRAHGLRLADGELPDLLPVVLEFAAVAGPGDGEAPLRQHRRGLELLRCALEEAESPYRHVLDAVVAALPPLTPDDRAAVAALAVDGPPVESVGLAAYGSDVADIGFGPDLASGSCPALEGAP is encoded by the coding sequence ATGACGGTGCCTGCCGCGGACCGGGCGCGGTTGTTCGGCCTCGCCTCGGTCCTGCTCGCCTACCCGGACGCCCGGCTGTCCGAGGCGGCGGAAGAACTCCGTGCCGCGGTCGGGGAAATCAGCCACCCTGAGGTGCGCGACCGGCTCTCGGCGTTCCTCGGCTGGCTGCTCACGGCCGAACCGCTGGACGTCGAAACCCACTACGTGCGCACGTTCGACCTGCGCCGGCGCAGCGGGCTGTACCTGACCTACTACCTGCACGGCGACACCCGCAAGCGCGGCATCGCCCTGCTGACGCTGAAACAGCGCTACCGCGCGCACGGGCTGCGGCTGGCCGACGGCGAGCTGCCCGACCTGCTGCCAGTCGTGCTGGAGTTCGCCGCGGTCGCCGGGCCAGGCGACGGCGAGGCCCCGCTGCGCCAGCACCGCCGCGGCCTGGAGCTGCTGCGATGCGCGTTGGAGGAGGCCGAGTCGCCGTACCGGCACGTGCTCGACGCCGTCGTCGCCGCGCTGCCGCCGCTTACCCCCGACGACCGGGCCGCGGTCGCGGCACTCGCCGTCGACGGCCCGCCGGTGGAGTCGGTCGGGCTCGCGGCCTACGGCAGCGACGTCGCCGACATCGGCTTCGGCCCGGACCTCGCTTCCGGCTCTTGCCCCGCACTGGAGGGTGCCCCGTGA
- a CDS encoding ABC transporter permease, with translation MMTEVQPAVETPPAAPARSRRRRHRALVHGTQVAVLVVILGGWQLLVQGDQHAIVLYGLPSGILDRLKTWFAEGTAIGSLGAQIWTTLEEALIGFAIGTVLGIVCGIALGRIRFLSEVFGPFIKVLNAIPRIVLGSVFVLAFGLGLESKILLVIVLVFFGVFFNAFQGTREVDRTFIANASILGASRWQVTRQVVLPSAFSWIIASLHISFGFALIGAIVGEFLGGYAGLGVLIKNAQGTFDASGVWAAMVIMAIVALIAEWLITRLERRLLRWRPAQLSGPDL, from the coding sequence ATGATGACCGAAGTCCAGCCCGCGGTCGAAACGCCGCCCGCCGCCCCGGCGCGGTCCCGCCGCCGTCGGCACCGCGCATTGGTGCATGGCACGCAGGTCGCCGTGCTGGTGGTGATCCTCGGCGGCTGGCAGCTGCTAGTGCAGGGCGACCAGCACGCGATCGTGCTGTACGGCCTGCCGTCGGGCATCCTGGACCGGCTCAAGACCTGGTTCGCCGAAGGCACCGCGATCGGCTCGCTCGGCGCGCAGATCTGGACCACGCTCGAAGAGGCGCTGATCGGCTTCGCGATCGGCACCGTGCTCGGCATCGTGTGCGGCATCGCGCTGGGGCGGATCCGGTTCCTGTCCGAGGTGTTCGGCCCGTTCATCAAGGTGCTCAACGCGATCCCGCGGATCGTGCTCGGCTCGGTGTTCGTGCTGGCCTTCGGCCTCGGCCTGGAATCGAAGATCCTGCTGGTGATCGTCCTGGTGTTCTTCGGCGTGTTCTTCAACGCCTTCCAGGGCACCCGCGAGGTCGACCGCACGTTCATCGCGAACGCGAGCATCCTCGGCGCCTCGCGCTGGCAGGTGACCCGTCAGGTCGTGCTGCCCTCGGCGTTCAGCTGGATCATCGCCAGCCTGCACATCAGTTTCGGGTTCGCGCTGATCGGCGCGATCGTCGGCGAGTTCCTCGGCGGCTACGCGGGTCTCGGCGTGCTGATCAAGAACGCGCAGGGCACCTTCGACGCCAGCGGCGTCTGGGCCGCGATGGTGATCATGGCGATCGTCGCGCTGATCGCCGAATGGCTCATCACCCGGCTGGAACGCCGGCTGCTGCGCTGGCGGCCGGCCCAGCTCTCCGGCCCCGATCTCTGA
- the narI gene encoding respiratory nitrate reductase subunit gamma, with protein MTTFLWIVLPYACLAVFVLGHVWRWRHDQFGWTTHTSQLLESRILRWASPLFHLGAFGVIAGHAVGLLVPASLTSALGIPEGLYHATAVWGGTVSGAVLVAGVVLLIARRVVNGRVRRATTTMDKVLYAALAAMVVLGMTATVGTNLIGHGYDYRETIAVWFRSVFWFSPQSRLMIDAPVIYQLHAVGGFLFLALWPFTRLVHVWSAPLAYLWRPYVVYRARRGAPRAPMPSPAAVRDREVGERETFA; from the coding sequence GTGACCACGTTCCTCTGGATCGTCCTGCCCTACGCCTGCCTGGCGGTGTTCGTGCTCGGCCACGTCTGGCGCTGGCGCCACGACCAGTTCGGCTGGACCACGCACACCAGCCAGCTGCTGGAAAGCCGCATTCTCCGCTGGGCCTCGCCGCTGTTCCACCTCGGAGCGTTCGGCGTGATCGCCGGGCACGCGGTCGGCTTGCTCGTGCCCGCTTCGCTGACGAGCGCGCTCGGCATTCCGGAAGGGCTGTACCACGCCACGGCGGTGTGGGGCGGCACGGTCTCCGGAGCCGTGCTGGTCGCCGGAGTGGTGCTGCTGATCGCCCGCCGGGTGGTCAACGGCCGGGTCCGCCGTGCCACGACCACCATGGACAAGGTGCTTTACGCGGCGCTCGCCGCGATGGTGGTGCTCGGCATGACAGCCACCGTCGGCACCAACCTGATCGGGCACGGCTACGACTACCGCGAGACCATCGCCGTCTGGTTCCGCAGCGTCTTCTGGTTCTCCCCGCAAAGCCGGCTGATGATCGACGCGCCGGTGATCTACCAGCTGCACGCCGTCGGCGGGTTCCTGTTCCTCGCGCTGTGGCCGTTCACCCGGCTGGTGCACGTGTGGTCCGCGCCACTGGCCTACCTGTGGCGCCCGTACGTCGTCTACCGCGCGCGCCGCGGCGCCCCGCGGGCGCCGATGCCCAGCCCGGCCGCGGTGCGGGACCGGGAGGTCGGGGAAAGGGAAACCTTTGCCTGA